In Felis catus isolate Fca126 chromosome A3, F.catus_Fca126_mat1.0, whole genome shotgun sequence, a single genomic region encodes these proteins:
- the CEBPB gene encoding CCAAT/enhancer-binding protein beta — MQRLVAWDPACLPLPPPPAFKSMEVANFYYEADCLAAAYGGKAAPAAPPAARPGPRPPAGELGSIGDHERAIDFSPYLEPLGAPQAPAPATATDTFEAAPPAPAPAPASSGQHHDFLSDLFSDDYGGKNCKKASEYGYVSLGRLGAAKGALHPGCFAPLHPPPPPPPPQPAELKAEPGFEPADCKRKEEAGAPGGGTSGMAAGFPYALRAYLGYQAVPSGSSGSLSTSSSSSPPGTPSPADAKAPPAACYAGAAPAPSQVKSKAKKTVDKHSDEYKIRRERNNIAVRKSRDKAKMRNLETQHKVLELTAENERLQKKVEQLSRELSTLRNLFKQLPEPLLASSGHC; from the coding sequence ATGCAACGCCTGGTGGCCTGGGACCCAGCATGTCTGCCCCTGCCGCCGCCGCCTGCCTTTAAATCCATGGAAGTGGCCAACTTCTACTACGAGGCGGACTGCTTGGCTGCTGCGTACGGCGGCAAGGCGGCCCCCGCGGCGCCCCCCGCGGCCAGACCCGGGCCGCGCCCCCCCGCCGGCGAGCTGGGTAGCATCGGCGACCACGAGCGCGCCATCGACTTCAGTCCGTACCTGGAGCCGCTGGGCGCGCCGCAGGCCCCGGCGCCGGCCACAGCCACGGACACCTTCGAGGCGGCTCCGCCCGCGCCCGCCCCCGCGCCCGCCTCCTCCGGGCAGCACCACGACTTCCTCTCCGACCTCTTCTCCGACGACTACGGGGGCAAGAACTGCAAGAAGGCGTCCGAGTACGGCTACGtgagcctggggcgcctgggggccgCCAAGGGCGCGCTGCACCCCGGCTGCTTCGCGCCCCTGcacccgccgcccccgccgccgccaccgcagCCCGCCGAGCTCAAGGCGGAGCCGGGCTTCGAGCCCGCGGACTGCAAGCGGAAGGAGGAGGCCGGAGCGCCGGGCGGCGGTACCTCAGGCATGGCGGCTGGCTTCCCGTACGCGCTGCGCGCCTACCTCGGCTACCAGGCGGTGCCGAGCGGCAGCAGCGGGAGCCTGTCCACGTCCTCTTCGTCCAGCCCGCCCGGCACGCCGAGCCCCGCCGACGCCAAGGCGCCCCCGGCCGCCTGCTATGCGGGGGCGGCGCCGGCGCCCTCGCAGGTCAAGAGCAAGGCCAAGAAGACCGTGGACAAGCACAGCGACGAGTACAAGATCCGGCGCGAGCGCAACAACATCGCGGTGCGCAAGAGCCGCGACAAGGCCAAGATGCGCAACCTGGAGACGCAGCACAAGGTCCTGGAGCTCACGGCCGAGAACGAGCGGCTTCAGAAGAAGGTGGAACAGCTGTCGCGCGAGCTCAGCACCCTGCGGAACTTGTTCAAGCAGCTGCCCGAGCCTCTGCTCGCCTCCTCCGGCCACTGCTAG